The following coding sequences are from one Beggiatoa alba B18LD window:
- a CDS encoding isoaspartyl peptidase/L-asparaginase, which translates to MQTYPEIAPKLVIHGGLLDTRKTLTQARHTQEKFHDALAAVVKESFDILCSVGARNAVLYAVRALENEPLFNAGTGSVLQSDGQARMSAGLIDSQTGHFSGVINVQHVKNPIDIAQLLAKEPNSILAGELATRYAQQRNIPYYNPITSARQQEYEQQSMHQTGTVGAVALDSKGVICAGTSTGGIGGEIPGRVSDSPTVAGTYASSVAGVSCTGIGEQIIDHAVATRIVTRVQDGIPLQIAVDKTLLEARVRDYCFGLISLDYTGKVVVGKTQEQEYYQLLYASYDGQRLSVYP; encoded by the coding sequence ATGCAAACCTATCCAGAGATTGCCCCTAAGCTCGTTATTCATGGTGGGCTACTCGATACCCGTAAAACGCTCACTCAAGCTCGTCATACGCAAGAAAAATTTCACGATGCATTGGCAGCAGTTGTTAAAGAATCTTTTGATATTCTCTGCTCAGTTGGTGCGCGGAATGCGGTGTTATATGCCGTGCGTGCTTTAGAAAATGAACCCTTATTTAATGCAGGCACAGGCTCAGTCCTCCAATCTGATGGACAAGCACGCATGTCCGCTGGACTAATTGATAGCCAAACAGGACATTTTTCAGGCGTGATTAATGTCCAACATGTAAAAAACCCCATTGATATTGCTCAACTATTAGCAAAAGAACCCAACAGTATTCTCGCGGGTGAACTCGCAACCCGTTACGCACAACAACGGAATATCCCCTACTACAATCCCATTACCTCAGCCCGTCAGCAGGAATATGAACAGCAGAGTATGCACCAAACAGGAACTGTAGGTGCAGTTGCTTTAGACAGTAAAGGGGTTATTTGTGCAGGCACATCGACGGGCGGGATTGGTGGAGAAATTCCAGGGCGGGTGAGCGATAGCCCTACTGTTGCAGGCACTTATGCAAGCTCGGTGGCTGGTGTTTCTTGCACAGGCATTGGAGAACAAATCATCGACCATGCCGTTGCAACACGGATTGTGACACGTGTGCAAGACGGTATTCCGCTACAAATTGCGGTAGATAAAACCTTATTAGAAGCCCGTGTCCGTGATTACTGTTTTGGACTGATTAGCCTTGATTACACAGGAAAAGTAGTAGTTGGTAAAACCCAAGAACAAGAATATTATCAATTACTTTATGCAAGCTATGACGGACAACGTTTAAGTGTTTACCCTTAA
- a CDS encoding HpcH/HpaI aldolase/citrate lyase family protein has protein sequence MRLALRPRRSMLYMPGANARALEKARMLPADSLILDMEDAVAPDAKAQAREQIVLAVTEGGYGKREIIVRVNGLDTAWGKDDLYTVAKLPIDGVLLPKVNSLQEIDAAVTCLTEAGASAELPIWIMAETALGMLNIASIATHPRLAGIVMGTSDLAKEMRVKHTADRIGMLVPLSLCVLAARANGLEILDGVYLNLEDETGFCAACEQGKNMGFDGKTLIHPKQIDVTNQIFSPSGADINHAREVIQAWEEARKASKGVVVVNGKLVENLHYEESLRVLALADAIKERNS, from the coding sequence ATGCGTTTAGCCTTACGCCCGCGTCGTTCCATGTTGTATATGCCTGGTGCGAATGCACGCGCTTTGGAAAAAGCCCGAATGTTGCCTGCGGATAGTTTAATTTTAGATATGGAAGATGCTGTCGCGCCTGATGCAAAAGCGCAAGCCCGCGAGCAGATTGTGCTCGCAGTGACAGAAGGCGGGTATGGTAAACGGGAGATTATTGTACGGGTTAATGGTTTAGATACCGCTTGGGGTAAAGATGATTTATATACGGTAGCTAAGTTGCCGATTGATGGCGTTTTATTGCCAAAGGTGAATAGCTTACAAGAAATTGATGCGGCTGTTACTTGTTTGACCGAGGCGGGCGCGTCTGCCGAGTTGCCTATTTGGATTATGGCGGAAACTGCTTTAGGGATGTTAAACATTGCAAGCATTGCAACGCATCCGCGTTTAGCGGGTATTGTGATGGGTACGTCTGATTTAGCAAAGGAAATGCGGGTTAAACATACTGCTGACCGTATCGGGATGTTAGTGCCTTTAAGTTTGTGTGTGTTGGCGGCACGGGCGAATGGGTTGGAAATTCTGGATGGGGTTTATTTAAATTTGGAGGATGAAACGGGTTTTTGTGCTGCTTGTGAGCAAGGGAAGAATATGGGCTTTGATGGCAAAACCTTAATTCATCCGAAACAAATTGATGTCACTAATCAGATTTTTTCGCCCAGTGGTGCGGATATTAATCATGCCCGTGAGGTCATTCAAGCATGGGAAGAGGCACGGAAAGCCAGTAAAGGGGTTGTAGTGGTGAATGGAAAATTGGTCGAGAATTTACATTATGAAGAATCTTTGCGCGTTTTAGCCTTGGCTGATGCAATTAAAGAACGGAATAGTTAA
- a CDS encoding LamG-like jellyroll fold domain-containing protein translates to MFYKAAVLSFLMLSNMVQAICPELDNLPRPDNNLVPKLAWGSDVDRNTLKQVACLNTTENFIGTSTATINSRVISSFNDIFEQFVVKGEANASYFVFTAKANASYEKVFRETQFSQSFVLEYDVSFGTADATLDSVNPLNATGLRYRNDACGFKRYCGNRYVCQTTKGANISVKMDFDFTSEYHKNEFKAGASLGIANLKICCKPFSGGFSAEVSKLSEATRKNGTLRIEAIQKGGNVEQLGRILGGTVFSCSLDNLAACTAALDGVANYVASNDFITGVRENPTVTDYKNCPYEYIPDVPSLPNEVTPEIEALRIKLSNIYKELLADRQKALDLLNLSLSTARQQQIKDLSVALETEAENIRQIGELCWNDLSNCSQKANQALLNLQAYDKNVLLPNPADGLVAYYPFNANALDESGNGNNGTVYGATLTKDRNGNPNSAYNFNGIDNYIKVSSSNIFDVNQHTIAAWVNLNTPNTCNYIVNKVTSNVFETIDFYVINRVGTHFATGTEINHGISGANVPSANEGFFGLTQLQSNQWFLAIMTYDMQQIRFYVDDKLDSSYARTGIIRTNYNDLFFGKHGGGSCYFNGSIDDIRIYNRALSDAEIKQLYETTETKLNQPPVAIFSSSNSNASTVNVDASFSTDPDGTLQRYEWSSSNGQFATGKTATFNFSNAGNYAITLTVTDDKGTTSQAVKNIIIQGTIGKSCTNAAITNCQASFSLETGQLCVPCVSVPTPLGSQIYAVELTQLNPLQLGFELNPLTLKPHNFKDSCLATYTGILNVPCTKVGTTTYNVDFTQRSNSLIFDVYNVR, encoded by the coding sequence ATGTTTTACAAAGCAGCAGTATTAAGTTTCTTGATGCTTTCAAATATGGTGCAAGCAATTTGCCCAGAATTAGATAATTTACCACGTCCTGATAACAACTTAGTGCCAAAATTGGCGTGGGGTTCGGATGTGGATCGTAATACATTAAAACAAGTTGCGTGTTTGAACACAACCGAGAATTTTATTGGAACAAGCACAGCAACTATTAATAGTCGGGTGATTTCTAGTTTTAACGATATTTTTGAGCAATTTGTCGTGAAAGGAGAAGCAAATGCTTCTTATTTTGTCTTCACCGCAAAAGCCAATGCGTCGTATGAAAAGGTGTTTAGAGAAACCCAATTTTCACAATCGTTTGTTTTAGAATACGACGTTTCTTTTGGTACAGCTGATGCGACTTTAGATTCAGTGAATCCTTTGAATGCAACAGGGTTAAGATACCGTAATGATGCTTGTGGTTTCAAACGTTATTGTGGAAATCGGTATGTTTGCCAAACAACTAAAGGAGCAAATATCTCAGTTAAAATGGATTTTGACTTTACTTCTGAATACCATAAGAACGAGTTCAAAGCGGGTGCATCGTTGGGGATTGCCAATTTGAAGATTTGTTGCAAACCGTTCTCGGGTGGTTTTAGTGCAGAAGTGAGCAAACTCTCTGAAGCAACCCGTAAGAATGGAACATTACGCATTGAAGCCATTCAAAAGGGAGGAAATGTTGAGCAACTGGGTCGAATTTTAGGCGGAACGGTCTTTAGTTGTTCTTTAGATAATTTAGCGGCGTGCACAGCGGCGTTAGATGGTGTGGCGAATTATGTGGCGAGTAATGATTTCATTACAGGCGTTAGGGAAAACCCCACCGTTACTGATTATAAAAATTGTCCGTATGAATACATTCCTGATGTGCCGAGTTTACCAAATGAAGTAACGCCTGAAATAGAAGCCTTGCGCATCAAATTATCAAATATATACAAAGAGTTATTAGCGGATCGGCAAAAAGCCTTAGATTTGTTGAATTTATCGTTATCAACGGCTCGACAACAGCAAATAAAAGATTTATCTGTGGCATTAGAAACAGAGGCTGAAAATATTCGTCAAATCGGTGAATTGTGTTGGAATGATTTGAGCAATTGTTCTCAAAAAGCTAATCAAGCACTCCTTAATTTACAGGCTTACGATAAAAACGTTTTGTTACCTAATCCTGCCGATGGATTAGTCGCGTATTATCCGTTTAATGCAAATGCGTTAGATGAAAGTGGCAATGGAAATAATGGAACTGTGTATGGTGCAACTCTCACTAAAGATAGAAACGGTAATCCGAATAGTGCTTATAATTTCAATGGGATTGATAACTATATAAAAGTAAGTAGTTCTAATATTTTTGATGTTAATCAACATACGATAGCTGCTTGGGTTAACCTTAATACACCAAATACTTGCAACTATATTGTCAATAAGGTTACTTCAAATGTTTTTGAAACTATAGATTTTTATGTGATTAACCGTGTAGGAACTCATTTTGCTACTGGAACAGAAATAAATCATGGAATTAGTGGAGCAAATGTACCCTCAGCAAATGAAGGATTTTTTGGACTTACACAACTACAAAGTAACCAATGGTTTTTAGCTATAATGACTTATGATATGCAACAAATCAGATTTTATGTTGATGATAAATTAGATAGTAGTTATGCAAGAACTGGAATAATTAGAACAAACTACAATGACTTATTCTTTGGAAAACATGGAGGGGGAAGTTGCTATTTCAACGGTTCAATAGACGACATTCGCATTTACAATCGAGCATTAAGCGATGCCGAAATAAAGCAACTTTACGAAACCACAGAAACCAAACTAAACCAACCGCCCGTTGCAATCTTTAGCAGTTCAAATTCAAACGCATCAACGGTGAATGTCGATGCGAGTTTCTCAACTGATCCCGACGGCACACTTCAACGCTACGAATGGTCAAGTTCAAATGGTCAATTCGCCACAGGTAAAACCGCAACTTTTAATTTTTCCAATGCAGGTAATTACGCAATTACCTTAACCGTCACCGACGATAAAGGCACAACTTCTCAAGCAGTAAAAAATATTATTATTCAAGGAACTATTGGAAAGAGTTGCACAAATGCAGCGATAACAAACTGCCAAGCCAGTTTCTCACTTGAAACAGGTCAATTATGCGTTCCATGCGTGAGCGTTCCAACTCCCTTAGGTTCTCAAATTTACGCGGTAGAATTGACACAATTAAACCCCTTACAATTAGGTTTTGAACTCAATCCGTTAACCTTGAAACCTCATAATTTCAAAGACAGTTGTTTAGCAACTTACACTGGCATATTAAACGTCCCGTGTACCAAAGTCGGAACAACCACTTACAACGTTGACTTCACCCAACGTTCAAATTCTTTAATCTTTGACGTGTACAACGTACGTTAA
- a CDS encoding slr1659 superfamily regulator — MEINAKDYCIRYDANSKTIVFQGILMLRGSKEYEGVLQLLRDIAEQSESLTLDLRDLKMLNSSGINTLTRFVIETRDKQKSQLCMVGYEEIAWHEMLFNNLQRLMPNLQSQLLSSTTSNL, encoded by the coding sequence ATGGAAATCAACGCAAAAGATTATTGCATTCGTTATGATGCGAATAGCAAAACAATTGTATTTCAAGGCATTTTAATGTTAAGAGGGTCTAAGGAGTATGAAGGGGTTTTGCAGTTATTGCGTGATATTGCAGAACAAAGTGAGTCTTTAACATTAGACTTGCGTGACTTAAAAATGCTGAATAGCTCTGGTATCAATACGTTAACTCGTTTTGTTATTGAAACACGTGATAAACAAAAATCACAGCTCTGTATGGTGGGATATGAAGAAATCGCATGGCATGAGATGTTATTCAATAATTTACAGCGTTTAATGCCTAATTTACAAAGTCAATTACTTTCTTCTACAACGAGTAATTTATGA
- a CDS encoding respiratory chain complex I subunit 1 family protein, which produces MFNLLSWFIAGLQTVLFIAFAPLLLGWIRGVKCLLQNRKPPVLWQPYQDLYKLFCKESVVAQQASWIFHATPYVVFGTTVLAAGVVPLLATDLPTAALADVIVLVGFFALARFFMALAALDIGTAFGGMGASREMTLSSLTEPAMLMAVFTLAMTAATTNISTTIDFILANGLVLRPSFFFVLLGLMMVAVAETGRIPIDNPATHLELTMVHEAMILEYSGRHLALIEWAHQIKLMIYAVLIANLFLPWGIAQSFSLSAFAVSCVAIALKLGALGVALAVSETLLAKLRLFRAPDYLSFAFLLCLLGMLSHVIIEVG; this is translated from the coding sequence ATGTTTAATCTCCTTTCTTGGTTTATTGCAGGTTTACAAACGGTTTTATTTATTGCTTTTGCACCTTTGTTATTAGGTTGGATTAGGGGCGTTAAATGTTTATTGCAGAATCGTAAACCGCCTGTATTGTGGCAACCTTATCAGGATTTGTATAAGTTGTTTTGTAAAGAATCGGTGGTTGCACAGCAGGCTTCGTGGATTTTTCATGCAACGCCCTATGTGGTATTTGGGACAACGGTTTTAGCGGCTGGGGTTGTGCCGTTGTTGGCAACGGATTTACCCACGGCAGCTTTAGCTGATGTGATTGTGTTAGTTGGCTTTTTTGCGTTGGCGCGGTTTTTTATGGCGTTAGCCGCCTTAGATATTGGTACGGCGTTTGGGGGAATGGGGGCATCGCGGGAGATGACCTTGTCGTCTTTAACTGAACCTGCCATGTTGATGGCGGTGTTTACGTTGGCGATGACGGCAGCAACAACGAATATTTCGACGACGATTGATTTTATTTTAGCCAATGGTTTGGTGTTGCGTCCTTCGTTCTTTTTTGTGTTGTTGGGCTTGATGATGGTGGCGGTAGCGGAAACGGGGCGTATTCCTATCGATAATCCTGCGACACATTTGGAATTAACGATGGTGCATGAGGCGATGATTTTAGAGTATAGCGGTCGGCATTTGGCGTTAATTGAGTGGGCGCATCAGATTAAATTGATGATTTATGCCGTGTTAATTGCCAATTTATTTTTGCCGTGGGGCATTGCGCAAAGCTTTAGTTTATCGGCTTTTGCGGTGAGTTGTGTTGCGATTGCGTTGAAATTAGGTGCATTAGGGGTTGCGTTAGCGGTTTCAGAAACGTTATTAGCGAAGTTACGTTTATTTCGTGCACCTGATTATTTGAGCTTTGCCTTTTTATTATGTTTGTTGGGGATGTTAAGCCATGTGATTATTGAGGTTGGTTAG
- the gatA gene encoding Asp-tRNA(Asn)/Glu-tRNA(Gln) amidotransferase subunit GatA, whose amino-acid sequence MHDLTLTELANALQKRQFSSVELTRHFLARIQKYNAQLNSVITLTEELALQQAEAADKCLQQGQATALTGIPVLHKDIFCTQGIKTTCGSKMLDNFIAPYNATVIDKFNQAGAVTLGKTNMDEFAMGSSNETSYYGAVKNPWDLNAVSGGSSGGSAAALAARLAPATTGTDTGGSIRQPAALCNLVGLKPTYGTVSRYGMIAYASSLDQAGPMTRNAEDAGLLLNTMAGFDPKDSTSLERPSEDYTRHLHDSLKGLRLGLPKQFFGEGLNADVAKRLEQAIDVLKELGATVKTVDLPNNHLSVPAYYIIAPAECSSNLSRFDGVRFGYRCAEPSDLMDLYKRSRGEGFGTEVKRRIMIGTYALSAGYYDAYYLKAQQIRRLISNDFKQAFQEVDVLLSPTAPTPAFNIGEKVDDPVTMYLSDIYTIAINLAGIPAMSIPAGFVQNRPIGLQLIGNYFSEARLLNVAHQYQQQTDWHRQTPTAFA is encoded by the coding sequence ATGCACGATTTAACCCTTACTGAACTTGCGAACGCCCTTCAAAAACGCCAATTTTCCAGCGTTGAACTGACCCGTCATTTTTTAGCGCGTATTCAAAAATATAATGCTCAACTCAACAGTGTCATTACCTTGACAGAAGAATTAGCCTTACAACAGGCAGAAGCCGCTGACAAATGCTTACAACAAGGTCAGGCAACCGCATTAACAGGCATTCCCGTTTTACATAAAGACATTTTTTGTACACAAGGTATTAAAACAACTTGTGGCTCAAAGATGTTAGATAATTTTATCGCACCTTATAATGCCACGGTTATCGACAAATTTAACCAAGCAGGCGCGGTAACACTAGGCAAAACCAATATGGATGAATTCGCTATGGGTTCATCTAATGAAACAAGTTATTACGGTGCAGTTAAAAACCCTTGGGATTTAAACGCGGTATCTGGTGGTTCATCAGGTGGTTCAGCAGCAGCACTGGCAGCTCGTCTCGCCCCTGCCACAACAGGGACAGATACAGGGGGGTCTATTCGCCAACCTGCGGCATTATGCAATTTAGTAGGGTTAAAGCCAACTTATGGCACTGTGTCACGTTACGGCATGATTGCTTATGCCTCTAGTTTAGACCAAGCGGGACCAATGACACGTAATGCAGAAGATGCGGGGCTACTGCTCAATACCATGGCAGGTTTTGACCCTAAAGACTCCACATCATTAGAACGTCCCAGCGAAGACTATACGCGCCATTTGCATGACAGCTTAAAAGGCTTACGTTTAGGTCTGCCGAAACAGTTTTTCGGGGAAGGTTTAAATGCCGATGTTGCCAAACGACTCGAACAAGCCATTGATGTTTTGAAAGAATTAGGCGCGACGGTGAAAACGGTTGACCTGCCAAATAATCACTTATCTGTACCTGCTTATTACATCATCGCCCCAGCTGAATGCTCTTCGAATTTATCCCGTTTTGATGGGGTGCGTTTTGGTTATCGCTGTGCCGAACCCAGTGACCTTATGGATTTATACAAACGTTCTCGCGGTGAAGGATTTGGCACAGAAGTTAAACGTCGAATTATGATTGGCACTTATGCCTTATCCGCAGGCTATTACGACGCTTACTATCTCAAAGCGCAACAAATCCGCCGTTTAATCAGCAATGATTTTAAACAGGCATTCCAAGAGGTTGATGTTTTATTAAGCCCAACAGCACCGACCCCCGCGTTTAATATTGGGGAAAAGGTCGATGACCCTGTTACCATGTATTTGTCTGATATTTATACTATTGCTATCAATTTAGCAGGAATACCCGCCATGTCTATTCCTGCGGGCTTTGTGCAAAATCGCCCGATTGGTTTACAACTGATAGGCAATTATTTCAGTGAAGCACGTTTATTAAATGTGGCACATCAATATCAACAACAAACTGATTGGCATCGTCAAACACCGACGGCGTTTGCATAA
- the gatC gene encoding Asp-tRNA(Asn)/Glu-tRNA(Gln) amidotransferase subunit GatC: protein MSLQRKDVEKIAHLARISLSEEDIPLYTHNLSNILAFVEQMNSVDTTGIVPMAHPLDATARLRPDLVIELNQRDTFQSIAPQVEAGLYLVPKVIE, encoded by the coding sequence AAAAATTGCCCATTTGGCGCGTATTTCCTTATCAGAGGAAGATATACCGCTTTATACGCATAATTTGTCTAATATTTTAGCGTTCGTCGAACAAATGAATAGCGTTGACACAACGGGTATTGTACCGATGGCGCATCCTTTAGATGCAACAGCTCGTTTACGTCCTGACTTAGTCATTGAATTAAATCAACGTGATACCTTCCAATCTATTGCTCCACAAGTAGAAGCAGGTTTATATTTAGTACCAAAAGTCATTGAATAA
- a CDS encoding cation transporter codes for MACNCDTSCELEALKKSQSKTLVLVMWLNIVLFVVELTTGILAQSTALLADSLDNLGDAITYALSLYAVYRGARTKAWVALFKGGLIFLAAVFVCFEVVEKLMSPVLPSYSAMSIMSLIALVTNGYVLYLLTRHKNDDINMNSVWHCSRNDLLSNSSVLVAAFGVWMFNSGIPDILIGFGLIILFFWSAGLVLWKAVKQLRTLPPDENPPVVVAEAKQATVTLVSLESLKKKS; via the coding sequence ATGGCATGCAACTGTGATACTTCTTGTGAATTAGAAGCCCTCAAGAAAAGCCAAAGCAAGACACTGGTTTTAGTAATGTGGCTTAACATCGTTTTATTTGTTGTGGAATTAACCACAGGCATCTTGGCACAATCTACGGCATTATTAGCCGATTCTTTAGATAATTTAGGCGATGCAATTACTTATGCGTTAAGTTTATACGCTGTTTATCGTGGAGCACGGACTAAAGCGTGGGTTGCTTTATTTAAAGGTGGGTTAATTTTTCTCGCGGCAGTTTTTGTTTGTTTTGAAGTGGTTGAAAAACTGATGTCGCCTGTATTACCTTCTTACAGTGCGATGAGTATAATGAGCTTAATCGCTTTAGTAACAAACGGTTATGTTTTATATTTATTAACTCGGCATAAAAATGATGATATTAATATGAATTCTGTCTGGCATTGCTCGCGTAATGATTTATTGTCGAATTCTTCTGTATTAGTCGCCGCGTTTGGTGTTTGGATGTTTAATTCGGGCATTCCCGATATTTTGATTGGTTTTGGTTTAATTATTCTTTTTTTCTGGTCAGCGGGGCTTGTTTTGTGGAAAGCGGTGAAACAATTACGCACCCTTCCGCCTGATGAAAATCCGCCCGTTGTTGTCGCAGAAGCCAAACAGGCAACGGTCACATTGGTTTCTTTAGAATCGTTGAAGAAAAAGAGTTAG
- the mtnA gene encoding S-methyl-5-thioribose-1-phosphate isomerase: MTQHHDTLRAVTWQDNKLQLIDQRKLPHHHEILSLETAQATAQAIHDMVVRGAPAIGITAAYGVVLAAREAYRQSPTDWMALIGKDIEALANSRPTAVNLFWALRQMQALFPQINGDPEPVLLAAAQQIQQADIAANYFMGELGASYLPQGKSVLTHCNTGSLATGGYGTALGVIRNGYATGKIKHVYADETRPWLQGARLTAWELVQDQIPVTLLVEGAAAALMRQGQVAWVIVGADRITANGDVANKIGTYSLAVLARYHGIKFMVVAPSSTVDMQLATGQQIVIEERLKEEVLRLNGQTIAATGALAWNPVFDVTPAELIDVIITEKGAIENPTTEKMQAVFNASL; encoded by the coding sequence ATGACCCAACACCACGACACGCTACGCGCCGTTACATGGCAAGATAATAAACTCCAGTTAATCGACCAACGTAAACTACCACATCATCACGAAATTTTAAGTTTAGAAACCGCACAAGCGACTGCGCAAGCTATTCATGACATGGTTGTGCGTGGTGCGCCTGCGATTGGTATTACAGCCGCTTATGGTGTCGTTTTAGCGGCTCGGGAGGCTTATCGCCAATCGCCGACCGATTGGATGGCATTGATAGGTAAAGATATCGAAGCCCTTGCCAATTCTCGCCCGACAGCAGTTAATCTTTTCTGGGCATTACGTCAAATGCAAGCCCTGTTTCCACAGATTAACGGCGACCCCGAACCCGTGTTGCTCGCTGCCGCGCAACAAATTCAACAAGCCGATATCGCCGCGAATTATTTTATGGGCGAATTAGGCGCAAGTTATTTGCCACAAGGCAAGAGTGTCTTAACACATTGTAATACAGGCTCATTAGCCACAGGGGGCTACGGTACGGCTTTAGGCGTGATACGCAATGGCTATGCAACAGGCAAAATTAAGCATGTTTATGCAGATGAGACTCGCCCATGGCTACAAGGTGCGCGTTTAACCGCATGGGAATTGGTGCAAGACCAGATACCTGTGACGTTATTAGTCGAAGGGGCGGCGGCGGCGTTGATGCGTCAAGGACAGGTTGCATGGGTGATTGTCGGCGCGGATAGAATTACGGCGAATGGTGATGTCGCGAATAAAATCGGCACTTATAGCCTTGCGGTATTAGCGCGTTATCACGGCATTAAATTTATGGTTGTCGCGCCGAGTTCTACTGTCGATATGCAGTTAGCAACGGGGCAGCAAATTGTGATTGAAGAGCGTTTGAAAGAGGAAGTTTTACGCTTAAACGGACAGACCATTGCAGCAACAGGGGCATTAGCATGGAATCCTGTGTTTGATGTCACCCCCGCCGAATTAATTGATGTGATAATCACGGAAAAAGGCGCGATAGAAAACCCCACTACCGAGAAAATGCAGGCAGTTTTTAACGCCTCGCTTTAA
- a CDS encoding undecaprenyl-diphosphate phosphatase, which yields MEISHIIVLAVIQGLTEFLPISSSAHLVFIPQLLGWQDQGLAFDVAVHVGTLTAILWYFRQDLRPLLHAWWQSCLTRELTAESRLVWGVILGTIPVALIGLILSVLDLDEALRSTVIIATTTIIFGLLLGYADKTGLRARSEYQLTGWDVLFIGLAQAIAVIPGVSRSGITMTAALLLGLNRTAAARFSFLLSIPIIVLAGGMETIKLAKQADQLVWLDMGLGVLFSAISAYLCIRLFMGLLERMGMMPFVIYRLFLGVFLLVWIGF from the coding sequence TTGGAAATTTCGCATATTATTGTTTTGGCAGTTATTCAAGGACTCACTGAGTTTTTACCTATTTCTAGCTCTGCACATTTAGTTTTTATTCCTCAATTGTTAGGCTGGCAAGATCAGGGGTTGGCATTTGATGTGGCGGTACATGTTGGGACTTTAACCGCTATTTTGTGGTATTTTCGTCAAGATTTACGCCCATTGCTTCATGCATGGTGGCAGTCATGCTTAACTCGTGAATTAACCGCAGAAAGTCGTTTAGTTTGGGGGGTTATTCTTGGCACAATTCCTGTGGCATTGATAGGGTTAATTTTATCTGTGTTGGATTTGGATGAGGCTTTACGTTCTACAGTTATCATTGCAACAACAACGATTATATTTGGATTATTATTAGGATATGCAGATAAAACGGGATTACGAGCGCGTTCAGAATATCAATTAACGGGTTGGGATGTTTTATTCATTGGACTTGCACAAGCTATTGCGGTAATTCCAGGGGTTTCACGCTCAGGCATTACAATGACCGCTGCTTTATTATTAGGGTTAAACCGCACAGCTGCTGCGCGATTTTCGTTCTTATTATCTATTCCAATTATTGTGTTAGCAGGCGGAATGGAGACGATAAAACTGGCAAAACAGGCTGATCAATTGGTTTGGTTAGACATGGGATTAGGGGTTTTATTCTCTGCAATCAGTGCTTATTTATGTATTCGTTTATTTATGGGCTTATTAGAGCGAATGGGCATGATGCCATTTGTTATTTATCGGTTGTTTTTAGGGGTCTTTTTACTCGTTTGGATAGGCTTTTAA
- a CDS encoding transposase — MDMITILFYSIDDFCKWFMPLWEQMLLEEGNPKKSQRDGIMSASEVMTLQVLFHQSNQRHFKGFYTHYVPHVFGWAFPKRVSYQRFVELSQSVMIPLSAYLHSRRVNSRGIAFIDSTPLKVCHNRRISQHKTFANLNLMRALIC; from the coding sequence ATGGATATGATAACAATCCTGTTCTACTCAATCGATGACTTTTGTAAATGGTTTATGCCTTTATGGGAACAAATGTTGTTAGAAGAAGGAAATCCCAAGAAAAGTCAGCGAGACGGGATAATGTCAGCGTCGGAAGTGATGACCTTGCAGGTGTTATTTCATCAGTCTAATCAACGTCATTTCAAAGGATTTTATACCCACTATGTCCCGCATGTATTTGGCTGGGCGTTTCCGAAACGGGTCAGTTATCAGCGGTTTGTTGAGTTATCCCAGTCAGTGATGATACCGCTCAGTGCCTACTTGCACAGTCGGCGGGTAAACTCTCGTGGGATTGCCTTCATTGACTCTACGCCATTGAAAGTTTGCCACAATCGGCGAATTTCACAGCATAAAACCTTTGCAAACCTAAACTTGATGAGAGCTTTAATTTGCTAA